AAATTTCAAATGTGTGTTGAGACAGACATGGTTTAATTAGTAGCTTTAGATAATTCAAGGGGTTTAATTTATTCAGCTAGGAACACCTGGTGTGTGGAACTAGACCTCATCAAGACAGAGGAGATACTGAGAAGTAAACTGCTAGTTGTCAGTCACAGTTTACTCACCACACTTGACTTAAATACATTCCCTGTGGTTGTTGTACCTTTTCTGGCACTGTCAGCCCTCTCATATGTGGGAAACACCACCCAGACTAACTTAAACACACCCTGAATCAGCTGGAAATACTAATTCACAGAAACTGAGAGGCCCGGTGCAATGAGTCCAGACTTTAGCTCATTTGAAGCTACCAGTGAGTTCAGTagcatacttttttttttttttttttttttttacattgtcaAATTCATACTGTAAACCACATCTGAGCAGTTTTAGCTCAAAGTCCTTCAGTAACACTCTTCACATTATAATTACAGATGAGGCGTTAAGGTTCAGTTTCTCACCGAAAGCTTGTCCACATCTCCCTTGAGCACACGCTCCAGGTACAGCTGCTTGAGTTCCCTCTCCAGCCGAGACGGCAGGCCCGGGTACATGGTGGATCCTCCTGATAACACGATGTGTTTGTAGAACTCAGGCCTGATGAcggggagacagacagagaatgaGAGCGGGAAGAGACCAAACAACAGGCAcatgcagagaggaggagacaatCTTAAAGTCGAGTCATGTTGCTAGTTTTCCTTCACAACTGGAAGAACTAGCATATTCATTTTAAGTCcacaaatgttgaaaatgtacTTTCAGGACATTACAAATTTAAGTTGATGACTTAAGCTGAATATAACTAAATAGATTATACAactttttgcagaaaaaatTAACAACATATTGGGTTTTCCAAGCGTTTGTTATCTTGGATTTTTCCTTCTCTTATAAATACCCAAAGATaaattttcattcttttccaTTCAGAACTATGGAGTGCAAGAAATATTTGGTTTAAAGCCCTTAACTGCTTCAGTGGGAGCTCTATACTgctgaaatgtttgtttgcatgtgtgtgtgtgcgctgtgaTTTGTTAATGTTGTGTATCATTGTGCGTTGGAGTGGAAACACCCCCAGCAGAGTTTATATCGCTGCATCTACCCTTCTTTATCAACAGCGACAGGAGCGTATCTGCCCGCTTTCCTCGGCCTCACCTGGTGTCTATGTCGGCCGCCTGGATGGTGTTGAAGAGCAGCTCGGCCACTCCGACGCCCTCCACGTTGATGAGGTGGGGCTGGAACAGAGCCTCAGGGGCCTCAAACCGCTCTCCACCCACCTTGATCACACGGCCATCTGGCAGCTGGAGACGTGTGGGAGGGATGagatgaaaagaggagaaaaaaaaaagaaagaaagaaagcatgACACCACTGAAGCAGTATGATTTAATGTGTGACTCAACATAAAGAGATAAAGGGTGTAAATCTTGATGAATCATTCTGTTCGAtggttgtttttaaaagttgttcTCAAGAAAAGGCAAAACTTTCCTGCACTTACAAAACAAAATCCTTCAAGACTCTAATGATATTTCACAGTAAGTTAAAGCACAGATATTATAGGCTACAAACTGAGTAgagtgaacgtgtgtgtgtgactataaAAAGGCTTCATTCAGTTGAGGGCAGTGGGAGGAAGTGGAGCCCAGCCACCGCCGCAAAGTGGCTGCAcaggaaatgatgtaactcacGGTTCAGGGCTCTCCGGCCACAGTTACATTGCCCTCCTTGTTTCGGCACACTCAAGCACACAAAATGATACTTACACATACATGttcacacacctacacacacacacacacacaaacgcactcGCCTACGTTAACCCAAACACACATGGTCACAGTGAGCTCTGAGACACAACATGTGCTCGGTAAGGCGTGTAGAAACACAGACTTCACGACCTGCGTTTAGATTCTGTGGTTCCCTCTGCAGGGAAAAGGGCCTTGGAAAGAAAAGCAAGTCTAGTGGAGGAGCGCTGCACCCCCATATGTTTGAGTCCCAGAGAAAACAAGTTAGTCAGCAGCACTGCCCCGTCTAAAAAGCAGCCAACAGATCCAACAACGGGCATGTGGTAGTCTACTTAGCTCAGTGAAGAAACAGATTTAGTTACACCATTAGTTTTGATTACTTTTGGGAGAGATTCGTTCTATAGTGATGCTATTTTAAGCCAAAATATGAAACTTGTGCACATGTGgtgtgcataaaaaaaaaacaacctcattttacatcaaaaagtaaacaaaacaaaattgagAATCCCCAGATGGCTGGAAATGTGTCGCTATTCTAAGTGAAAATTGACAACAGCTGCGTAATACGTCcagtaaaatatgaatgaacCAATTTCCAAAGAAAGTGTTTTAgcaattatttcacatttatatctcgaaaatgaaaacattctttGTCCTCTTTGCCCTCATATTCAGTCTCACTGTATCCTAGTTGGTTTTCTTGTGCTTCTGTCTCTGATTTAGATATTTTCTTTAATGGGAGatgtttattatgatttttatggCATTTATTAGATAGTTGCCTATAGAGAGCAACACACATGGCAAGAGTGGGTGAGATGAGGGGGACTAGGACTGCTGAGCCTTATGGGGACCAATTTGGGAGTTTCTTTCAGTTCAAACTGCAGGAATGATTGATTACAGCTCCTCTTTCTGGATCTTTATTCATCGACgagtattgttttgttttatttattatcaaagTCCTTATATTCCCCTATTTGATGTGAACAGTGTACACAATGTCCATGTGAGGGCAGCAACTCATTTTTAAGGCAAGTCTCACGCTGGCTACTGTGTCTACACACCTGCTGAAGTGAAACTACAATCACAAACACCACATTGAATCATAAGTCTTAGCTCAGCAGAAGTTGAACTGCACCGTTAAAACtacttaaaacacacaaacacacatcctgaACTTTCCCTACAGGTATTAAAAGAGTGACTGCTGCACTGACCCCTTACATGGGGCTTacttttttatcagtttttattcaaataataaaaaatataaatgtaagtagatttgctttattattttgaaaactAAAACACGTGATTATCTACCGTGTATGATTCCACGAGCACAGTGGTCTCCAGCGCCAGCTTCTGCTCCTGCTCGATGTTGTAGCCCACGTAGCACAGCTTCTCCTTCATCATGCGCACAGTCTCGAAGTCTGCAGAGTGGTTGAAGGCGTAACccctcaacaacaacaactgcacCCAGACAGGGAGACAAGGGATAGGGTAAAGTGGGGATgaagagagaaagcagagagaatGTGACTATTGAGTTTCTTATTGAAATCTCttaatatttttactgtaaaaaaaacacctcacacAGTGGCACTGCTATTGCTAAGGTCTTCTCAAAATTAAGACCGTTAATTCCAATTTCCTCCTTCCTAAGAAGCAATAAGACTCTAGATGACTATAACCCATATAAAGAGACttaaatcacagcaaactaTAAAACAAAAGATGCACCAACATTTGCATTTAACACCCTATTTTGGATGTAGAATTACAGTGCTGCAGTTACAGTGTGATGATGTAGTGCCAGTGAGTGTCATTATCATCCAGAGACTGTTTTGACTGACTGGATACCTTGATGAGGTAGCGGGTAATGTCCCTGCCTGCGATGTCCAGGCGTCTCGTCAGGTGGGGCAGGCTGAAGCCCTCGTACACAGGACAGATGTGTGTCACACCGTCCCCAGAGTCTACCACCACACCGGTCAGAaggcctaaaaaaaaaaaaaaaccatgaaCTAGAGTTAATAATCTACACTGCTACCAAGctaggtgtgtttgtgtgctttggGCTACTGACTGTTAGCCTTGTCAGCTGggtaaacacacaaaacccGAGATAACACGTTTAATGTAACAATTGACTGTTAATAACTGCTCACTAGTTGGTAATAAACTCAGAGACAAAATGGCAGAgcggcacacacacacctcacacaggGACGTGTGTTCGAAACAGAATGTGTAGGTGCGAATAGTTCATGTGAAGCTCTCCTGCTTGATGCATCACACGTGGGTTTAACACATCAGAACAACTTGGATCATGTCATAATAGTTGTCTGTCACTGGAACACTTTAAAATGATGTTCATGTGACTGTCTAGACTTTCTGGCACTAAGAATATCATTATCTGGCGTCTAAGTTGTCTCATGAAATAAATCTTTGTACAAACTATTTGACAAAGGTGTGGTAGttaaatacagcctcacaagaaatttttttttgcaaataaaatgaacagtCATCTCTTTCTGAGCTTCAAGCCACAGAGGAGGTGTAGGGTGACTTCTGAAGGAGCAGCGAAGCAGCTAATGGCACCTATAAATAATTTACTAGTTATAACACAGATATAATCCTGCTATCGGGGGGGAATCTTCTTTGAGGGTGAAAAGAAGAataccagcaaaaaaaaagtcatgtggAAACTGCAGTAGTCAACAGCAGAGTGCTCACATATCTTTCGGTTAAACCTGCAGCCCAAGCATGCATGTGTCTCTTCTTACCTTGGGCATACAGTGTCAGCACAGCTTGAATAGCAATGTAGACTCCTCCAAACTGGTAGGTCTCGAACATCACCTGCAGGAGAGACCAGATAACGTCAGACAGCGAGTTCAACCGGTTTTTGTTGATGaaaccaaataaatacagtacatctgGCGACACATGAGGAACATGATCTCTGTAGCATAATTCAGAAGTAAtatgtgatgaaatattttcaCAGAGGATTAATCAAAATGGCACTTTTGCAATGCAGAATGACCTTAAAAGGCATTTCCTCCAAATGGCTGCTacatgctggctccaaaaaactcaaaaaggTCTCAACATCTGAATGAGCTTCTTCTAATGTACATCTTTGTGGGAGTTTTGTGCTATTAAGGGGATACTGATGCTTAGAGAGGGTTtgggtgtgtgtctgcttgattgacaggtctCTGAGGCTATAACACACAGCCCCACCTCAGCTGCACACAACACGGAGCTGTAAGTTATATAAACTGGAGACCTACAGTGGCCCAGTTAGGTGTGACAGGTAGGAAAGACCTACCTGTTTTTTAACATCTCAGTTTAATATAGTTTAACATCTTAGAGTAGAAAaggttgtatttatttaaacgCAGCTTATAACTTACAGTAAGAAATGCAAAAACTTGTGCACCCCAGTAGTCTGCTGGTTAAGACATGCCACACAATCTCAACGGCTGTGGTTCAAATCCAGCAGCGGACCCCCATCTCCCTAACTCCCttaatttcctgttttctctccactgtCCCTATAATAAAAAGGCATAAAGTGCCcctgaaaaatatatatataaaatgctaaaactctcttttccttttcccatCACACAGCTACAAAAATACCTACAAACCGCACACACACGGACATAAATGTCAACTTACCTCGATGATTTTCTCACGGTTCTTAGTTGGGTTCATTGGAGGCTCAGTCAGCAAGATCTTGCAGTTGCGGGAGTCGATGTTGAGCTTCTCTGGGCCGAAGGTGTAGTCCCACAGGTGTTTCATGTCATCCCAGTTCCTGACGATGCCGTTCTCCATGGGGTAGTTGACCTCCAGCATGGAGCGCAGCTCGCTGGCCTCATCCCCCACCATCAGATCCTGGAGGGAGGGGTCAAATGGCAACGCAGATAAATATTTAGAAGAAGCAGTCCTTTTCCAAAACTCAGTTTGGATCATTCAGAGTCACTTGGAGTAGGGATAAGCACTGAGAATTGGTTTAAGGGAAATAACACCTGTAATTTTAATTCGCCCCCTTGCCCTGCTGGTCTCATAAAAATCAGGGAAACTGGATCATCAGATGACAACAGATAAATTCATGGCCTCAGATCACGCCCAAGTActaggtcttttttttttttttactataaaatTCAGTTACCCAGCATGCACAACAAGGCATTAGTTTCCATGCATGTACACCTGGAAACACTTCTGTTTCCCTCTAGCTACAGTAAACCACTCGTTTTAGCACCATCCAGCTAGCTGCATGCAAGGCAGCCTGGCAATGTAAACAACCGTTGGGTTAGAGCTCAGTGTTAGCCACACAGTCAAGCATCTCACGTTCCACTTGGAGACATCAAAAGCCTACTGAAGGCAGCCATTTTATGGGTTCATCCTGTGTGCTTTGGCATTAACAAAGTACCAGTCACAGGCATCGCCTCCATGTGGtctcaatagaaaaaaaaaaaaaaagtacaaagaaaaacagaaaaacagatgtGCTTCCGTCTCCAACTTTCAGCTGTCTGCCATGCATCCTCCAGTGTGGACACTTCCGCTGCACTAGTAAAGGTGAAGCACTCACAGATAGTGAAATGCTCTGAAGTAGGACATTCCTGAGCTGAAATATGTCAACTGCTTCATAACAGTGGGCTAAATGGATCTGTGATGCATATAGGGAGGTAAAACATCTATCATTTGGCAACATGCGTTGTAGAAGCAGCTGGCATTTTAAGATCTTTTTAGCTGAAAAACGGTTGTGATTATATCAGTCCTTAAATAGCAGCAGGATTGAGGGGGGGTGTAGCTGTCAGGATGCACCAGCAGATCAGAGACTCTGAGAATGGAATCGGTCCAAAATCTCTTTTAGCACTCCATCGATAACAGCTGGCCTATGATTCATCACAGCCATTTTTGCAACACTTTCAGCCTGAGGAGAGGAGTGCATTAGTGtaaggtactgtatatctatctGACTGTCGGCCACTCGTTAGGAGATCAACACTCAAACTCAGCGCTTTAAATCACCAAACTAGTTGGAATGTAGAAGAATGGAATCA
This genomic stretch from Thunnus albacares chromosome 14, fThuAlb1.1, whole genome shotgun sequence harbors:
- the LOC122996879 gene encoding actin-related protein 2-A-like isoform X1, producing the protein MDSQGRKVVVCDNGTGFVKCGYAGSNFPEHIFPALVGRPIIRSTAKVGNIEIKNAQKMDLMVGDEASELRSMLEVNYPMENGIVRNWDDMKHLWDYTFGPEKLNIDSRNCKILLTEPPMNPTKNREKIIEVMFETYQFGGVYIAIQAVLTLYAQGLLTGVVVDSGDGVTHICPVYEGFSLPHLTRRLDIAGRDITRYLIKLLLLRGYAFNHSADFETVRMMKEKLCYVGYNIEQEQKLALETTVLVESYTLPDGRVIKVGGERFEAPEALFQPHLINVEGVGVAELLFNTIQAADIDTRPEFYKHIVLSGGSTMYPGLPSRLERELKQLYLERVLKGDVDKLSKFKIRIEDPPRRKHMVFLGGAVLADIMKDKDNFWLTREEYQEKGVRVLEKLGVTVR
- the LOC122996879 gene encoding actin-related protein 2-A-like isoform X2; this encodes MDSQGRKVVVCDNGTGFVKCGYAGSNFPEHIFPALVGRPIIRSTAKVGNIEIKDLMVGDEASELRSMLEVNYPMENGIVRNWDDMKHLWDYTFGPEKLNIDSRNCKILLTEPPMNPTKNREKIIEVMFETYQFGGVYIAIQAVLTLYAQGLLTGVVVDSGDGVTHICPVYEGFSLPHLTRRLDIAGRDITRYLIKLLLLRGYAFNHSADFETVRMMKEKLCYVGYNIEQEQKLALETTVLVESYTLPDGRVIKVGGERFEAPEALFQPHLINVEGVGVAELLFNTIQAADIDTRPEFYKHIVLSGGSTMYPGLPSRLERELKQLYLERVLKGDVDKLSKFKIRIEDPPRRKHMVFLGGAVLADIMKDKDNFWLTREEYQEKGVRVLEKLGVTVR